In Ciona intestinalis chromosome 7, KH, whole genome shotgun sequence, the genomic window TTATCTGGTGCTCAAATAACATTGTTGGTTATTTGGTTAATGGATTAAATACCTAATCTACCGATTGTAGAtaggtttttttaaatagatgtTTAGTTAACGAGAGAAATGAGGTTATTTGTTTGTGTACCGAGATGGCTAAGAATAGTAAGCAAGCATAGTTAAGTGTTTGTGTGAAGCGAGTCGACCCCGCGCTCTCTTAATATAGCAAGCGTTTTATCTTCTCATGTTTCCGGGGCATTGGATTGCTTTTAGTTGCAGCTATAAACACCCCGCATTGTAGTAAGGCGGTAGGCAGGCCTATAGCAACTCGACCGCAGAAGTAGAAACATGAATGCAACTGTTGAGAATGGGATTGAAGTGTTGCTGACAGAaagtaagtaaaatataaaaaatatgaataaacatGAACAAAACTATATTGTTGCCCGCTatatgaggataaataaatatgaacaaataaataaataaatgatgaaaaatataaataaatgtaacttatttatccgcATATAGCGGGCAACAATATAGTTGTTGGTgtctgtacacagtatccgaaaTACGTCCGTTTTGTCCGAATTTCGTGCCGCATGCAGAATTCGAATACGGCGCGAAAAATGACTACTGTGTACATAGATATCCGACAAAATATTTCCTCCGAATCGTATACGAATTCGTAAccccggatactgtgtacatcCATCTTAACACGgacgttctgtttcatacacctcgtgtacGCTTACGAGTAACAACACATTTAACTTAATAGCAGAACcaacatacaaaaataaatcccCTTTATTAACATGTGTTGTAATTGCAGTGACATAGATATTCTATTAGCACATAATTCCCAATATTTTCTGgccatatgttttaacaatcaacaacagttattttaaaactcacGAAGATTCGTTATATAATTCGGTAaaacttgttgtttattaccaaacttgacaataaaatagaataaaaacatagataatttgaccccaacctactttacACTCATTGTTTACCATTCATTGTTTCAGCGCATGATCCTTCATTCGCAGTCAAAATGTCAATCTCCGTGGcagttggatttttttttgttttcggTTCCACCGGGAGTTTCTGCACCATTGTAGTGATACTTAGCAACAAAAGCTTGCACACAATTGCCAACTTCTTCATATTGAGCCTGTGTGTATCTGACCTTACTTCTGCACTCGTGTGTTCCCCTCTATGGTTGTATAGAAGGACATGGGGTTACAATAGATGGCAATGGGGAGAGTTTTTATGTAAGTATCTCTCTCTCTctcagaacacccgtgtcacAACGAGTGTTGTTACTCCgccataaataagttacaccgatttaatattatttatcattataaaatttgtatcaAAAATTTTCTATCCTTTTTAATAGGCAAATTCTATTGGGTGAGCGACTTAGCAACAAGCTATGTTACTTCAATGCACATTCTTTCCTTCGCCGCATTGAGGTTTATAGCAGTAAGACGACCTTTCCAAATCTCGTCAATCTCAAAACGTGTGACTCTAATGTATATAACCTCCTTATGGCTGTTAGCCTTGGTACTTGCTTTACCGCTTGGGTTTTTCATGGGGGTGCAGTATGACAGGGGTAAGTTCGTCtctaaactgtaaaaaatagcAAATAAGGTTAgcatattactgtggggtaagatggatactgagTATAATGTCATATATTTTCGGATCGTATTTTTAAGAATTCATGTTCTTTTGGAGTCGTaggaatacggttatataattctttgaatttttttgtttgctactcttttgtttatttttttgcatactttttgtttgcttttttgtttgatactttaaaagaatgaaaacgttAACCGACTAACCACAAGCTACTATgttcatataaaaatatattttcaatgcGTTAAGTAAGTGTGGGTATAACATATAAGCTTTATTACATAACGCTAGTGTTCCTGCCCAGGCGTAGAAACTTagatatagtaaggtgggggaagatgggacaacttttcgttctatcttctcgtcccatttgatagtaaacaaagaataattaaagaattacaaaaccgtatcctcacgactcccatggaccgctattatttgttcaaaacatcagtatatttgggtatatgtgctaaaggtgtcccattttccccatcctactatacaacaaaacttttttaccagaaaacaatttcacaaaattattttatttccctATATTTTAGCCACTCACTCAGTTGGGGATTCTTGGCCCTCATGTTCCATGTTAAACGACAACAAGGGCGGGTGCTGTGTGTCCAACTACAGCGTTTATTTCTCTATCATCAACCCCCTTATGTTCTATGTTCCAGAAGTTATAATAATCATACTCTCGGCAACGATTATTTTCACTTTGTTGAAGAAGCGACGGTAAGCGAGGACACGTAGTGTAAACACGATAACAGGTGTATTGGGTCACTGCggtttaaattattgaatttaataatattgatAGGTCGCCTGTACTGTGTCGTAAAATGAATACTGCTTTTATACCGAATGCTTGatacatatttacataatgTGTTAGATATTGGATTGAATGTACAGTGGGATTATGTTTGGATATTTAAATCATTAGTCTGGTGTGCTTTTTGGTACCTAAACACAGGACAAAAGAAAAATGCATTTATCAAATTGAGAGTAAAtcgaaattatttaaaacaggtgGAGACGTCGTTTTATAGCGAGGAAGAAAAACACGTCTGTATTTGCGTCAAAGCCGATTCCTAGTGTGGAAGATGCAGCAGTTAATGTGGGAGCAGTGAGTAACGTAATTCAAACTGCAATCACACCGGTCACGCATAGGTTTCGGGGTCTCTTCATACGTCAAAGCAGTG contains:
- the LOC104265847 gene encoding growth hormone secretagogue receptor type 1-like is translated as MNATVENGIEVLLTETHDPSFAVKMSISVAVGFFFVFGSTGSFCTIVVILSNKSLHTIANFFILSLCVSDLTSALVCSPLWLYRRTWGYNRWQWGEFLCKFYWVSDLATSYVTSMHILSFAALRFIAVRRPFQISSISKRVTLMYITSLWLLALVLALPLGFFMGVQYDRATHSVGDSWPSCSMLNDNKGGCCVSNYSVYFSIINPLMFYVPEVIIIILSATIIFTLLKKRRWRRRFIARKKNTSVFASKPIPSVEDAAVNVGAVSNVIQTAITPVTHRFRGLFIRQSSVPDSVTQMEKSTFVQLTLIVVSFMIGYIPFTVYCVWASTTPEEAKGNSTDYWFGAVSYLCLRFSECLNPIVYLLGSSALRDATKQLFQKFKCTKN